One window of Flavobacterium ammonificans genomic DNA carries:
- a CDS encoding acetate--CoA ligase translates to MNYKDTYAASTENPEAFWKKQAGSIDWFTQPESILSSDENGYPLWYKDGELNVCYLALDKHIEEGFGDQVAIIYDSPVTQTIKKYTFLEVKTEVAKLAGGMQSLGLKKGDTAVIYMPMIPQAAFAMLACARIGVTHSVVFGGFAPHELAIRIDDCKPRAIITASSGIEIDRLIAYKPLVDEAIQLAEHKPKKVIILNRKLGAKVPFKKYDVDYDALVYGSEEADCVPLNSTHPLYVLYTSGTTGKPKGIVRDSGGYATALKYSMQNVYNAKEGEVFWAASDVGWVVGHSYIVYGPLINRNTTIIFEGKPIKTPDASTFWRMIEEHKVSVMFTAPTAIRAIKKEDPNGEFIKKHDLSSLKIQFLAGERCDVATLEWYQEHIPVPAIDHWWQTETGWPIVANMMGIEYLPIKPGSVGKAVPGFDIRIFSENGTEVGPNEEGYVVIKLPLPPGTLLDLWKDNLRFKAGYLEKFPGYYFSGDGGFKDDDDYIFITGRVDDVINVAGHRLSTAEMEEIVASHSSVAECAVIGIHDELKGQTPLALVVIKHGDDMEHFQLEQEIVKLVRQQIGAVASLRNVVIVNRLPKTRSGKILRKLMRSITDGEDFQIPSTIDDEAIVGEIIEVLKKYKIGSYSK, encoded by the coding sequence ATGAATTATAAAGATACCTACGCAGCAAGCACCGAAAATCCGGAAGCGTTTTGGAAAAAACAAGCCGGAAGTATTGATTGGTTTACACAACCTGAAAGCATTTTATCTTCTGATGAGAATGGTTATCCGCTTTGGTACAAAGACGGAGAATTAAACGTATGCTATTTAGCATTAGACAAACATATTGAAGAGGGTTTTGGTGATCAAGTGGCTATAATTTATGATTCACCTGTTACTCAAACCATAAAAAAATATACTTTTTTAGAAGTAAAAACTGAAGTGGCTAAACTTGCTGGAGGAATGCAATCTTTGGGATTAAAAAAAGGAGATACAGCCGTAATTTATATGCCTATGATTCCGCAAGCCGCATTTGCCATGTTGGCATGTGCGCGAATTGGAGTGACACATTCAGTTGTTTTTGGAGGATTTGCTCCTCACGAATTGGCTATTCGAATTGACGATTGCAAACCAAGAGCAATAATCACTGCCTCTTCAGGAATTGAAATTGACCGATTGATTGCTTACAAACCGTTAGTTGATGAAGCTATTCAATTGGCCGAACACAAACCTAAAAAAGTAATTATTCTGAACCGAAAATTAGGGGCAAAAGTGCCATTTAAAAAATACGATGTGGATTATGACGCATTGGTATACGGATCTGAAGAAGCCGATTGTGTTCCGTTGAACTCCACACATCCTTTGTATGTTTTATACACATCTGGGACTACTGGGAAACCAAAAGGAATCGTTCGTGATTCAGGTGGTTATGCAACGGCTCTAAAATATTCAATGCAAAATGTGTATAATGCCAAAGAAGGTGAAGTATTTTGGGCAGCATCTGATGTGGGTTGGGTTGTAGGACATAGCTATATTGTTTATGGCCCACTAATCAATAGAAATACAACTATTATTTTTGAAGGAAAACCAATCAAAACTCCCGATGCAAGTACGTTTTGGAGAATGATTGAAGAGCATAAAGTAAGCGTTATGTTTACAGCTCCAACAGCAATTCGTGCTATCAAAAAAGAAGATCCAAACGGAGAATTCATCAAAAAACACGATTTAAGTTCGCTAAAAATTCAGTTTTTAGCGGGTGAACGTTGTGATGTAGCTACTTTAGAATGGTACCAAGAACACATTCCGGTTCCAGCTATTGACCATTGGTGGCAAACAGAAACAGGTTGGCCAATTGTAGCTAATATGATGGGGATTGAATATTTACCAATCAAACCGGGATCTGTTGGAAAAGCAGTTCCAGGATTTGACATCCGAATTTTTAGTGAAAACGGTACAGAAGTAGGACCCAACGAAGAAGGATATGTAGTTATCAAATTGCCTTTGCCTCCAGGAACCTTATTGGATTTATGGAAAGACAACCTAAGATTCAAAGCAGGTTATTTAGAAAAATTTCCAGGTTACTATTTCTCAGGTGATGGCGGATTCAAGGATGACGATGATTATATTTTTATTACCGGTCGTGTGGATGACGTAATCAACGTAGCGGGTCACCGTCTTTCTACTGCCGAAATGGAAGAAATTGTAGCTTCACATTCGTCTGTAGCAGAATGTGCCGTTATTGGAATTCACGATGAACTAAAAGGGCAAACACCATTGGCTTTGGTAGTCATAAAGCACGGAGATGACATGGAGCATTTCCAATTGGAACAAGAAATTGTAAAACTAGTACGCCAACAAATTGGTGCCGTTGCTTCATTGCGAAATGTAGTTATTGTAAATCGTTTACCAAAAACCCGTTCGGGTAAAATTCTTCGTAAATTAATGCGAAGCATAACTGACGGTGAAGATTTCCAAATTCCGTCCACTATTGATGACGAAGCCATTGTAGGCGAAATTATCGAGGTATTGAAAAAATACAAAATTGGAAGTTACAGCAAATAA
- a CDS encoding response regulator transcription factor has protein sequence MKKILIVDDEPNIVMALEYTFKKNNFEVFIARDGKEALEILEKQLPDVIILDVMMPMVDGYATIEEIKKDDRLAHCKVIFLSAKNKESDIEKGMMLGANLYVVKPFSAKKLVEQVHELLEN, from the coding sequence ATGAAAAAGATACTAATCGTAGACGACGAACCGAATATCGTAATGGCTTTAGAATACACCTTCAAAAAGAACAATTTTGAAGTATTTATTGCGCGCGATGGAAAAGAGGCGCTGGAAATTTTAGAAAAACAACTTCCAGATGTAATCATTTTGGACGTAATGATGCCAATGGTTGACGGATATGCCACCATAGAAGAAATCAAAAAAGACGATCGATTAGCCCATTGTAAAGTCATCTTCCTTTCGGCAAAAAACAAAGAAAGTGATATTGAAAAAGGGATGATGTTAGGCGCTAATTTGTATGTCGTCAAGCCATTTTCAGCAAAAAAATTAGTTGAACAAGTACACGAATTATTAGAAAACTAG
- a CDS encoding DUF6814 family protein — translation MNAIKKILGIVWIDLSQLAGYYLIINQALPKFESGKPEDMIPAIIYTFVLAPIIIGGLGIFGYYSLTGEYSDK, via the coding sequence ATGAACGCAATAAAAAAAATATTAGGGATTGTTTGGATAGATTTATCTCAGTTGGCTGGATATTATCTAATCATAAACCAAGCTTTACCAAAATTTGAATCTGGAAAACCAGAAGATATGATTCCTGCCATTATTTATACCTTTGTTCTTGCTCCAATTATTATTGGAGGTTTAGGAATCTTTGGTTATTACTCATTGACAGGAGAATACAGTGATAAATAA
- a CDS encoding ATP-binding protein: protein MSSVALLLILVLYMLILFYIAYWAEKRGHSRWTNNPYIYSLSLAVYCTAWTYYGSIGVAANSGLNYLPIYLGPIIIIPTWMIILKKIIRISRVNKISSIADFISLRYGNDRFLGALVTIVCIFGIVPYIALQLKSISDTFHIVTKTESSSNIFYDTSTYACIALALFASYYGTRYVDASEKRRGIVTAVALESVLKLVFFLIIGIYVTYFVFDGFDDIYTQASGLEKFAEKNSIGGLTGAINWFFLCILSMFAIFLLPRQFHTAIVENNKETHLKTAMWLFPLYLLLFNIFVFPIAWGGNILFEGKGLNSDTYSLLIPQFFNNNTLTVLVFLGGFSAAISMIIVSSIALATMLSNNLLIPYGFVGRLRNKSQDKNNTRILRSRKIGIFLLIILSYAIYKIFILDYSLVSIGLVSFVIIAQLAPAFFGALFWRRGSNKGAITGIILGFIICCYTLLIPYALGISNSTSQFIKEGPWGFDLLQPLQLFGLDYLDPIPHALFWSLFFNIIGFASISVSFKGNYRERNYAEMFVDIDKYITNHEDAFVWKGTAYVSDIEKVLQRFLGEERTKRALSIFNLKYNIDKNVTTADPRFIKFAENLLTGHIGTASAKILIASVVKEDEISLPEVLRILEESKENIIINKKLTDTSNELQKISEQLKVANEELVKKDIQKDEFLDTVTHELRTPITAIRAASEILHDDEDVPFEVRKQFLQNIISESDRLNRLIDKILDLEKFETGKQKIYLSKNNIVSTVEKTLESVKQLIANKKIQVVFEDAGQEIRAFYDEERIIQVIHNLLSNAIKFSAETDGLIHIQITENESNVAVTIHNNGKGIKKEDFEAIFDKFYQSRNQNVKKPIGSGLGLAICKQIIEHHKGAIWAENNVKEGATFVFTLPNYNTTENN, encoded by the coding sequence ATGAGTAGTGTAGCCCTTTTGTTAATTTTAGTATTGTATATGCTAATCCTTTTTTATATTGCCTATTGGGCAGAAAAAAGAGGACATTCTCGTTGGACAAACAATCCTTATATCTATTCGCTGTCCCTTGCCGTATATTGTACAGCTTGGACCTATTACGGAAGTATTGGCGTTGCAGCCAATTCTGGTTTAAATTACTTACCTATTTACTTAGGACCTATCATTATTATTCCTACTTGGATGATTATTTTAAAAAAAATAATTCGCATTTCAAGAGTGAATAAAATATCAAGTATTGCTGATTTTATTTCATTACGTTATGGTAATGACAGATTTTTAGGTGCTTTAGTTACCATCGTTTGTATCTTTGGTATTGTACCTTACATTGCTTTGCAACTCAAGTCCATCTCGGACACTTTTCATATCGTTACTAAAACGGAATCTAGTTCAAACATTTTTTACGACACCTCTACCTATGCGTGTATCGCACTCGCTTTATTTGCGTCTTATTACGGAACCCGTTATGTAGATGCATCAGAGAAAAGACGAGGTATTGTAACTGCGGTAGCCTTAGAGTCGGTATTGAAATTAGTATTCTTTTTGATCATTGGAATCTATGTCACCTACTTTGTATTTGACGGATTTGATGACATTTATACACAAGCTTCAGGACTAGAAAAATTTGCCGAGAAAAATTCTATTGGAGGTTTGACTGGCGCCATCAACTGGTTTTTTCTTTGCATACTCTCTATGTTTGCCATTTTTCTTTTACCAAGACAATTTCATACCGCAATTGTAGAGAATAACAAAGAAACTCATTTAAAAACCGCCATGTGGTTGTTCCCACTCTACCTGTTGCTATTCAATATTTTTGTTTTCCCAATTGCTTGGGGAGGAAATATTTTATTTGAAGGCAAAGGATTAAATTCGGATACTTATTCCTTATTGATTCCACAATTTTTCAATAACAACACACTAACCGTTCTAGTATTTTTAGGAGGGTTTTCTGCCGCCATTTCGATGATTATTGTTTCGTCTATTGCATTGGCAACCATGCTTAGTAATAACTTATTAATTCCGTATGGTTTTGTTGGCAGGCTGAGAAACAAGTCACAAGATAAAAACAATACAAGAATTTTACGAAGCAGGAAAATAGGTATCTTTTTATTGATTATTTTGTCCTATGCGATTTACAAAATTTTCATTTTAGATTACTCCCTTGTTTCCATTGGACTTGTTTCTTTTGTAATTATAGCGCAACTAGCCCCTGCTTTTTTCGGCGCTCTTTTTTGGAGAAGAGGATCCAATAAAGGGGCAATAACCGGAATTATTCTTGGCTTCATTATTTGTTGTTATACTTTATTAATTCCTTATGCTTTAGGGATATCTAATTCTACTAGCCAATTCATAAAAGAAGGCCCTTGGGGATTTGATTTATTACAACCCTTACAACTTTTTGGATTGGATTATTTAGACCCTATCCCACATGCTTTATTTTGGAGTTTATTTTTTAATATAATTGGGTTTGCTTCGATTTCTGTTAGTTTTAAAGGAAATTACAGAGAACGAAATTATGCCGAAATGTTTGTTGATATTGACAAGTACATCACCAATCACGAAGATGCTTTTGTATGGAAAGGAACAGCCTATGTCTCTGATATTGAAAAGGTTTTGCAGCGTTTTCTTGGTGAAGAAAGAACCAAACGAGCCTTATCCATATTTAATTTAAAGTACAACATTGACAAAAATGTTACCACAGCAGACCCACGTTTTATAAAATTTGCAGAGAATTTATTAACGGGACATATTGGTACGGCTTCCGCCAAAATTTTAATAGCAAGTGTGGTGAAAGAAGACGAAATAAGTCTGCCAGAGGTGTTGCGAATCTTAGAAGAGTCCAAAGAAAACATCATCATCAATAAAAAATTGACCGATACTTCCAATGAATTGCAAAAAATATCCGAGCAATTAAAAGTGGCCAATGAAGAACTTGTTAAGAAAGACATTCAAAAAGATGAATTTTTAGATACCGTTACTCATGAATTACGTACACCAATAACAGCTATTAGAGCCGCTAGTGAAATTTTACATGATGACGAAGATGTGCCGTTTGAAGTGCGCAAACAATTTTTGCAAAATATCATTTCAGAATCCGATCGTTTGAATCGTTTGATTGATAAAATCTTAGATTTAGAAAAATTTGAAACAGGCAAACAAAAGATTTATCTCTCTAAAAATAACATTGTTTCAACAGTTGAAAAAACCTTAGAATCGGTTAAGCAACTAATTGCAAATAAAAAAATACAGGTGGTATTTGAAGATGCTGGCCAAGAAATTCGAGCTTTTTATGACGAAGAACGCATCATTCAAGTGATTCATAACTTATTGTCGAATGCAATTAAATTTTCAGCTGAAACAGATGGTTTAATTCACATTCAAATTACCGAAAACGAATCCAATGTTGCTGTAACGATTCATAACAACGGCAAAGGAATCAAAAAAGAAGATTTTGAAGCCATCTTCGACAAATTTTATCAATCTAGAAACCAAAATGTCAAAAAACCAATTGGTAGCGGATTAGGATTGGCCATTTGCAAACAAATAATTGAACATCATAAAGGCGCCATCTGGGCCGAAAATAACGTAAAAGAAGGAGCCACTTTTGTCTTCACACTACCCAACTACAACACAACAGAAAACAACTAA
- a CDS encoding MFS transporter: protein MNENKKSSLWTVIGASSVGTMIEWYDFYIFGSLATIISTKFFPSDNPTAAFLSTLATFAAGFVVRPFGALFFGRLGDLIGRKYTFMVTLLLMGGATFLIGCIPSYETIGFLAPTLVLILRLLQGLALGGEYGGAATYVAEHAGPGQRGYWTSWIQTTATIGLFVSLLVIMATKSAMSKEAFEDWGWRVPFWVSILMILVSYLIRKNMSESPEFAKVKAEGKTSKNPLKESFGNKLNFKFVLLALFGLVMGQGVVWYTGQFYAMSFIEKVMGLTDQVGDIMMYAILMATPFFVFFGWLSDKIGRKWLMLAGILIAVIAYRPIYSAMYETASIKNKTEIEAKTVVVAETKENKAKALDSVYTTTKEYTDGATWKEVKTVTLENGVAKIGDDGKPKVEVKKTMVVNESDKWTLIWLVFIQIFFVTIVYGPTAAFLVELFPAKIRYTSMSLPYHIGNGIFGGLLPAVATSLVAAATKKNEIAAETGSAIAVAEPYLEGLWYPILIGGICFVIGAIYIDGKSKAHKA, encoded by the coding sequence ATGAATGAAAACAAAAAAAGCTCCTTATGGACAGTTATTGGAGCGTCTTCAGTAGGTACCATGATCGAATGGTATGATTTTTACATCTTTGGTAGTTTAGCTACTATAATTTCAACTAAATTTTTCCCTTCAGACAATCCAACTGCTGCCTTCCTATCTACATTGGCAACTTTTGCTGCAGGTTTTGTTGTGCGCCCTTTTGGAGCATTGTTCTTTGGTCGTTTAGGCGATTTGATTGGACGTAAATATACGTTCATGGTTACTCTTTTATTAATGGGAGGAGCCACTTTTTTAATTGGATGTATTCCAAGTTATGAAACGATTGGTTTCTTAGCGCCAACTTTAGTATTAATTTTACGTTTACTTCAAGGTTTAGCTCTTGGTGGGGAATACGGTGGTGCAGCAACTTATGTAGCTGAACACGCTGGTCCGGGACAAAGAGGTTATTGGACTTCATGGATTCAAACTACTGCTACAATTGGATTATTTGTATCATTACTTGTTATTATGGCTACTAAAAGCGCCATGAGTAAAGAGGCATTTGAAGATTGGGGATGGAGAGTTCCGTTTTGGGTTTCAATCCTTATGATTTTAGTTTCTTACTTGATTCGTAAAAACATGAGCGAATCTCCTGAATTTGCAAAAGTAAAAGCAGAAGGTAAAACTTCTAAAAATCCATTGAAAGAAAGCTTTGGTAATAAATTGAACTTTAAGTTTGTGTTGCTAGCTTTATTTGGATTAGTTATGGGTCAAGGTGTAGTTTGGTATACAGGACAATTCTATGCTATGAGTTTTATAGAAAAAGTAATGGGCTTAACTGACCAAGTAGGTGATATCATGATGTATGCTATTTTAATGGCAACTCCATTCTTCGTATTCTTTGGATGGTTGTCTGATAAAATCGGTAGAAAATGGTTAATGCTTGCAGGTATTTTAATTGCAGTGATCGCATACAGACCAATTTACAGTGCAATGTATGAAACTGCTAGTATCAAAAACAAAACTGAAATTGAGGCTAAAACAGTTGTAGTAGCTGAAACGAAAGAGAATAAAGCAAAAGCATTAGACTCTGTGTACACGACAACTAAAGAGTATACTGATGGTGCAACTTGGAAAGAAGTTAAAACCGTAACTTTAGAAAATGGAGTAGCTAAAATTGGTGACGATGGAAAACCTAAAGTAGAAGTTAAGAAAACTATGGTAGTGAATGAATCAGACAAATGGACTTTGATTTGGTTAGTATTTATTCAAATTTTCTTTGTAACTATTGTGTACGGACCAACAGCAGCATTCTTAGTTGAATTGTTCCCAGCAAAAATTCGTTACACTTCAATGTCATTACCGTACCATATTGGAAATGGAATCTTTGGAGGTTTGCTTCCAGCAGTGGCAACATCATTGGTAGCGGCAGCTACAAAAAAGAATGAAATTGCAGCCGAAACTGGTTCAGCCATTGCAGTAGCCGAACCTTATTTAGAAGGTCTTTGGTATCCAATCTTAATTGGTGGTATCTGTTTTGTAATTGGAGCAATATATATAGACGGAAAAAGTAAAGCTCACAAGGCATAA
- a CDS encoding transposase-like zinc-binding domain-containing protein: MEILACPKCQNDHIVKSGIINHKQRYACKKCNYFFTVNKIGKKIDDYYVTKALQLYLEGLSYREIERIIGVSHVTISNWVKSFNIKKPTHTNYHPTYKIFNHLELVEYLKNKDLLSGAGMIITELGDKFMLIKWERFKD, translated from the coding sequence ATGGAAATTCTTGCCTGTCCAAAATGCCAAAACGATCATATTGTTAAAAGTGGCATAATTAACCATAAACAAAGGTATGCTTGTAAAAAATGCAACTATTTCTTTACTGTTAATAAAATAGGAAAAAAGATAGATGATTATTATGTCACTAAAGCTCTGCAACTCTACTTAGAAGGTCTTAGTTATCGAGAAATCGAACGCATTATAGGCGTTTCTCACGTTACCATTAGTAATTGGGTAAAAAGCTTCAATATCAAAAAGCCAACCCATACTAACTACCACCCTACTTACAAGATCTTTAATCATTTAGAACTTGTAGAATATTTAAAAAATAAAGATTTACTCTCCGGTGCCGGAATGATAATTACTGAACTTGGAGATAAATTTATGCTAATAAAATGGGAACGTTTTAAAGACTAA